Proteins co-encoded in one Arachis hypogaea cultivar Tifrunner chromosome 13, arahy.Tifrunner.gnm2.J5K5, whole genome shotgun sequence genomic window:
- the LOC112736731 gene encoding uncharacterized protein encodes METSMRRRHWPQLMMYALAFCLIAINNVAAIDDNPIYEGKQPPYYFYPHPTPPYHDEEHPPPYYYKPPPFHYKFPPSLPPYYGHHKSPPPSPYLYNSPPPPPYVYNSPPPPSPSPPPPPYVYKSPPPPSPSPPPPYIYKSPPPPSPSPPPPYVYKSPPPPSPSPPPPYIYKSPPPPSPSPPPPYIYKSPPPPSPSPPPPYIYKSPPPPSPSPPPPYVYKSPPPPSYSPPPHYIYKSPPPPSPSPPPYHPYLYNSPPPPVYG; translated from the coding sequence ATGGAAACCTCAATGAGGCGAAGGCATTGGCCTCAACTCATGATGTATGCATTAGCATTTTGTCTAATTGCTATTAACAACGTTGCTGCCATTGATGACAATCCTATCTATGAAGGGAAGCAACCACCATACTACTTTTATCCCCATCCAACTCCCCCATATCATGATGAAGAACATCCACCTCCCTATTACTACAAACCGCCACCATTTCATTACAAATTCCCACCTTCTTTACCTCCTTATTATGGCCACCACAAATCTCCACCTCCATCTCCCTATCTTTATAACTCTCCACCGCCTCCTCCATATGTGTACAACTCTCCACCTCCGCCAtctccatcaccaccaccaccaccatatgtTTATAAGTCTCCACCTCCCCCGTCTCCATCACCACCTCCTCCATATATTTATAAGTCTCCACCTCCGCcttcaccatcaccaccacctccatatgtaTACAAGTCTCCTCCACCACCATCTCCTTCGCCTCCTCCACCATATATTTACAAGTCTCCACCTCCACCTTCTCCTTCGCCTCCACCCCCCTATATATACaagtcaccaccaccaccatcaccttcACCACCTCCTCCATACATATATAAATCTCCACCTCCACCTTCTCCATCACCTCCTCCACCATATGTTTACAAGTCACCGCCACCACCATCATATTCACCACCTCCTCATTATATATACAAATCCCCACCCCCACCGTCTCCATCACCTCCGCCATATCATCCCTACCTCTATAACTCACCCCCACCGCCGGTGTACGGATAA
- the LOC112736732 gene encoding uncharacterized protein isoform X2: protein MDSRTLYLQGVACRMCMEQQDLNGSLQNYIQTNHHCTNLRPKTNFGIKSMPSREATRLARDERALKLANKKLARVAQTQIGTNFTITVDRTALSCTSTKGESLSELLIDKAILVDIINTSPDDMQWNTQIQEERRAARRDKRQKMQRTRQTEDSPIELGISGTQRTMQLKKMITPERANTCTWVAHFMSVNTAMCFFLYDERLNKSYNSIEPKFKLCCNGGKVQLPQLQEASKVLYELLFNNSTKSKYFRDNIRSYNSMFQFISMGAKIDRGITTFRGPPTFILSSENYHLMSSLIPPAENCPKFTQLYVFDT, encoded by the exons ATGGACTCAAGGACTCTCTACCTACAG GGCGTGGCATGTAGAATGTGTATGGAGCAACAAGATTTGAATGGGAGCTTACAAAACTATATACAAACCAATCATCATTGTACTAATTTGCGGCCAAAAACTAATTTTGGTATAAAATCTATGCCATCAAGAG AGGCAACAAGACTTGCTAGGGATGAAAGAGCACTCAAATTAGCTAACAAAAAGCTGGCCAGAGTAGCTCAGACACAAATAG GGACAAACTTTACAATTACAGTGGATAGAACAGCGCTGAGCTGCACTTCTACGAAAG GGGAGTCATTGTCAGAATTACTTATTGATAAAGCAATTTTAGTTGACATAATTAATACATCACCTGATGACATGCAATGGAACACGCAAATACAAG AGGAAAGGAGAGCTGCTAGAAGGGATAAAAGGCAAAAAATGCAAAGAACAAGACAAACTGAAGATTCACCTATCGAGCTAG GAATTTCAGGAACACAAAGAACTATGCAGCTGAAAAAAATGATTACACCAGAAAGAGCG AATACATGCACATGGGTAGCGCATTTTATGAGTGTGAACACTGcaatgtgtttttttttgtatgaTGAGAGGTTAAACAAAAGCTACAACTCAATtgaaccaaaattcaaattatgttgtaatgGAGGAAAGGTTCAACTTCCACAACTACAAGAAGCCTCCAAAGTGCTATATGAGTTGTTGTTCAATAATAGTACAAAGAGCAAGTATTTCCGAGACAATATAAGATCTTACAATAGCATGTTCCAGTTTATATCAATGGGTGCGAAGATAGACCGTGGTATAACTACTTTTAGAGGCCCACCTACATTTATTCTTTCCAGTGAGAACTATCACCTAATGAGTAGTCTAATACCACCAGCAGAAAACTGTCCCAAATTTACACAACTATATGTCTTTGATACTTAG
- the LOC112736732 gene encoding uncharacterized protein isoform X3 yields MCMEQQDLNGSLQNYIQTNHHCTNLRPKTNFGIKSMPSREATRLARDERALKLANKKLARVAQTQIGTNFTITVDRTALSCTSTKGESLSELLIDKAILVDIINTSPDDMQWNTQIQEERRAARRDKRQKMQRTRQTEDSPIELGISGTQRTMQLKKMITPERANTCTWVAHFMSVNTAMCFFLYDERLNKSYNSIEPKFKLCCNGGKVQLPQLQEASKVLYELLFNNSTKSKYFRDNIRSYNSMFQFISMGAKIDRGITTFRGPPTFILSSENYHLMSSLIPPAENCPKFTQLYVFDT; encoded by the exons ATGTGTATGGAGCAACAAGATTTGAATGGGAGCTTACAAAACTATATACAAACCAATCATCATTGTACTAATTTGCGGCCAAAAACTAATTTTGGTATAAAATCTATGCCATCAAGAG AGGCAACAAGACTTGCTAGGGATGAAAGAGCACTCAAATTAGCTAACAAAAAGCTGGCCAGAGTAGCTCAGACACAAATAG GGACAAACTTTACAATTACAGTGGATAGAACAGCGCTGAGCTGCACTTCTACGAAAG GGGAGTCATTGTCAGAATTACTTATTGATAAAGCAATTTTAGTTGACATAATTAATACATCACCTGATGACATGCAATGGAACACGCAAATACAAG AGGAAAGGAGAGCTGCTAGAAGGGATAAAAGGCAAAAAATGCAAAGAACAAGACAAACTGAAGATTCACCTATCGAGCTAG GAATTTCAGGAACACAAAGAACTATGCAGCTGAAAAAAATGATTACACCAGAAAGAGCG AATACATGCACATGGGTAGCGCATTTTATGAGTGTGAACACTGcaatgtgtttttttttgtatgaTGAGAGGTTAAACAAAAGCTACAACTCAATtgaaccaaaattcaaattatgttgtaatgGAGGAAAGGTTCAACTTCCACAACTACAAGAAGCCTCCAAAGTGCTATATGAGTTGTTGTTCAATAATAGTACAAAGAGCAAGTATTTCCGAGACAATATAAGATCTTACAATAGCATGTTCCAGTTTATATCAATGGGTGCGAAGATAGACCGTGGTATAACTACTTTTAGAGGCCCACCTACATTTATTCTTTCCAGTGAGAACTATCACCTAATGAGTAGTCTAATACCACCAGCAGAAAACTGTCCCAAATTTACACAACTATATGTCTTTGATACTTAG
- the LOC112736732 gene encoding uncharacterized protein isoform X1, protein MCVEEDYRRFNSEDKENHLQGVACRMCMEQQDLNGSLQNYIQTNHHCTNLRPKTNFGIKSMPSREATRLARDERALKLANKKLARVAQTQIGTNFTITVDRTALSCTSTKGESLSELLIDKAILVDIINTSPDDMQWNTQIQEERRAARRDKRQKMQRTRQTEDSPIELGISGTQRTMQLKKMITPERANTCTWVAHFMSVNTAMCFFLYDERLNKSYNSIEPKFKLCCNGGKVQLPQLQEASKVLYELLFNNSTKSKYFRDNIRSYNSMFQFISMGAKIDRGITTFRGPPTFILSSENYHLMSSLIPPAENCPKFTQLYVFDT, encoded by the exons ATGTGTGTGGAAGAAGATTATAGAAGATTCAATTCAGAAGATAAGGAAAATCATTTACAGGGCGTGGCATGTAGAATGTGTATGGAGCAACAAGATTTGAATGGGAGCTTACAAAACTATATACAAACCAATCATCATTGTACTAATTTGCGGCCAAAAACTAATTTTGGTATAAAATCTATGCCATCAAGAG AGGCAACAAGACTTGCTAGGGATGAAAGAGCACTCAAATTAGCTAACAAAAAGCTGGCCAGAGTAGCTCAGACACAAATAG GGACAAACTTTACAATTACAGTGGATAGAACAGCGCTGAGCTGCACTTCTACGAAAG GGGAGTCATTGTCAGAATTACTTATTGATAAAGCAATTTTAGTTGACATAATTAATACATCACCTGATGACATGCAATGGAACACGCAAATACAAG AGGAAAGGAGAGCTGCTAGAAGGGATAAAAGGCAAAAAATGCAAAGAACAAGACAAACTGAAGATTCACCTATCGAGCTAG GAATTTCAGGAACACAAAGAACTATGCAGCTGAAAAAAATGATTACACCAGAAAGAGCG AATACATGCACATGGGTAGCGCATTTTATGAGTGTGAACACTGcaatgtgtttttttttgtatgaTGAGAGGTTAAACAAAAGCTACAACTCAATtgaaccaaaattcaaattatgttgtaatgGAGGAAAGGTTCAACTTCCACAACTACAAGAAGCCTCCAAAGTGCTATATGAGTTGTTGTTCAATAATAGTACAAAGAGCAAGTATTTCCGAGACAATATAAGATCTTACAATAGCATGTTCCAGTTTATATCAATGGGTGCGAAGATAGACCGTGGTATAACTACTTTTAGAGGCCCACCTACATTTATTCTTTCCAGTGAGAACTATCACCTAATGAGTAGTCTAATACCACCAGCAGAAAACTGTCCCAAATTTACACAACTATATGTCTTTGATACTTAG
- the LOC112736732 gene encoding uncharacterized protein isoform X4 yields the protein MDSRTLYLQGVACRMCMEQQDLNGSLQNYIQTNHHCTNLRPKTNFGIKSMPSREATRLARDERALKLANKKLARVAQTQIGTNFTITVDRTALSCTSTKGESLSELLIDKAILVDIINTSPDDMQWNTQIQEERRAARRDKRQKMQRTRQTEDSPIELGISGTQRTMQLKKMITPERANFQTHTVPSSKKKIQKGPRRRVCH from the exons ATGGACTCAAGGACTCTCTACCTACAG GGCGTGGCATGTAGAATGTGTATGGAGCAACAAGATTTGAATGGGAGCTTACAAAACTATATACAAACCAATCATCATTGTACTAATTTGCGGCCAAAAACTAATTTTGGTATAAAATCTATGCCATCAAGAG AGGCAACAAGACTTGCTAGGGATGAAAGAGCACTCAAATTAGCTAACAAAAAGCTGGCCAGAGTAGCTCAGACACAAATAG GGACAAACTTTACAATTACAGTGGATAGAACAGCGCTGAGCTGCACTTCTACGAAAG GGGAGTCATTGTCAGAATTACTTATTGATAAAGCAATTTTAGTTGACATAATTAATACATCACCTGATGACATGCAATGGAACACGCAAATACAAG AGGAAAGGAGAGCTGCTAGAAGGGATAAAAGGCAAAAAATGCAAAGAACAAGACAAACTGAAGATTCACCTATCGAGCTAG GAATTTCAGGAACACAAAGAACTATGCAGCTGAAAAAAATGATTACACCAGAAAGAGCG AATTTTCAAACTCACACTGTTCcgtcaagtaaaaaaaaaatccaaaagggCCCACGGAGACGTGTCTGCCATTGA